A segment of the Euwallacea fornicatus isolate EFF26 chromosome 25, ASM4011564v1, whole genome shotgun sequence genome:
GGTGGTAGTGCTTTgctatatatataatatatattgaaaacaatttaaggaattttagttCTCGTCACACAATGGACTATAATCCAAGAACAAAATCATATAATGCCCTAAAGGTTCACGAACACGATAAGGTcgagattaaataaaaacaacacgCCGAAAGTCAAACCCCTTTATTGTTCCTTAACGtgaaaaatcttaatattcttaaaaatagacattaaaatttccagcaATCTTTGATATTCTATCCTGGTAACCAGTGAAATGTTGCTCTAGTTTCTCTAATAGCGCTTAGGCCAGCTCCAACTTATAATTGTAAAGAGATGCCTTACACACGTCTGGGAATTATTCCTATCTCCACATATAGTGTATTTAAAATCTCTAATTTACCATGTGCTTAACTGCGATTACGAACGGTAGCTCCTCCAGAGACCGGATATGTAGCCGTAGCTATCAAGACCTCAATTAGGGAATTACACGTGTGAACGTTTCAATTTGTTATAACCCTATGGGACGACAGCGCAAAAAATCGGTCTCATAACAATCAATCCCACCCCAACAAGGCTACCCAGTGTCCAAATCCGGAATGTTGGTCACTTTTCTGATATCCGAATTTATAAACACGTGTGAATCACCTAACAGTGCATAATATTCTTTCTCCATAGATGGAATCTCCTCTTATTACCTTACTGGggaataacacaaaaaaactaacaggtgaccaaaaaattagttattgcTGTTTTAAATATCGCTATCTCTCTTATCTTACCTGTAAGTGCTAGATGGCGCTAGAGTAAATGGAAGCTAAAAGTAATAACTAAATTTATAATCAGCTATGCGTATAATTTGTTATCCGACGTGCACATTTACAGGACTCCCCTATAATTATCTTACAGCAATAAATCCCTAATGTCTTATTTTAGTAAGCATGGAGGTTAGCAAATGTTCTAAATAGCAAAAATAACTATCACAGCTTCTAGTTTCTCAAAATGTTTTATCGGGGTTACATCTCGCAATGTTAATAAGGCTCATGGGTAAAGTGATGCCGCAGAGGTAATTggtaagaaattaattaaattccagacgttttgaatatattttggaaatatgcGAATTTCATTTGAACTCCAAAGCAATATATCAGTATTCTATGGAGAACTGGTGAGTAAATAACGGAtcaatgttatttattaagcCGGAAGTAAAGTGGGttcaatgtttatttttctccTAGGAGCATCCAGAATTCCGCCATATTGCTCtcgtataatatgaaaaatgttcccACACTTTTTAAGATTACATTGGCAAGTTGTTACAAGTTTTTTTCCAACGTGAGttccaaaattcttaaaacaataatttattccCCCGAACTAATTCAAtgcaatttcattaattcatGCTTTACTCGAGTATATTCTTTCTCTTAACGTggaagtaaataaacaaagttttttatattaagtGATATGTGGTCAAAAATGAATTAGTACGCACATCGCGGTgggagaaaataatttctgcttcccacagataaaaaatatttttcacctGGATGTGTAATCCACTATTAATCCAGTATTAATTactgcttttttttattaagtaaattacTCCATCATTACTCTACAATAAATTTACTGGTGATTTCGGAGAGTAGTTTATGCGAAAGGTGAAAAATAATCCATTTAACGCATGTTCGAGACAATTCGATACTGTTCCCTCGCTCAAATACTTAagcaaattaacatttttttccaatatattCTGGTTAACAGATTCCTTCTATATCATGCTATAATATTCTCCATTGACTATTTAGCGCCCAGTTGACATCATAGTTTGCCCATATGGATGACAGAGGACGCATACCATCAAAATCAATAAGAAATGGTCAACTAGAATAGAAATAACACAGTGTTGCCAAATCTGCACTTTGACCGTTATTACTTTGATATTCACGGCGCATAGACCTGAACTTGCTTCCGTATAAATGGCATCAATTTCTGCACAGGAATTGGATTgctctaaaaattttcttttgctcgcgaacttttttaaaatggaaactaTGGAAAATGTccatgtaataaaaataaatcttgcaGATCTCctcgataataataataattacatttattaTCTCTCGTGTCCAACGGCATTTTCTTCCAATTGAACCGGAATATTACATCTTCCACAAGATTTTATATCATTTTGTTATCGCCACACCAATTTAGCTGCACAATGGGTCCTTAGTGAACTATGTTTTCTACGTAAAAGGAGTATTATGTCCCGACTTTGTATTATTTCTcctaaatgaaaaaagtacaGCAGACGCTCTATAACATAAACACGCGATGATGATAATATTGCGTTAatgtaaacataaaattcGTATTACGTGATCAAGTGGAACGCGCGATAACGTAAACAACGTATACGCTCGATGACGTAAAGAGTTCTTGGCAACACAGAAAATAGAGTCAATGTTAAtggaaaaagcaaaaaattgtaatatccCTGTTGATTATCACCATTCAAAAACTGCTTCGATGGCTAACAGTATATTTCTGAAATGATTTCATAAGCGCTTTGTTCTTGGGGTGTGAATGTTCAGTTCAATCACAAATGTTCCgcatattcataattttaggattatttaatttgtaggTACAAAATTCACTAAAGAAAACAGAACATATCAATAAAAGCATTGTTAGTATTAGATTATGCGCTAAGTCATCCTCCAAAGCAATTGAGGAGCGAGAATGGGTCACTTTTTGTGATGTAGTACATATAGCTCAATGTAACCCCATTAAGTCAGTCCATGGATAAGAACATAATAAGACTCACCAAACTATGCTACCGAGGGATTCTACTTGCGTCTGTCTCATCAAAGAATCATGAAAACATATCTGAAGCTTAGAAACGGGTAACATTTCgagaatttgttttaaatgtgtATATAACTTGGAATGTATTTAATGAGcaaactattcaaaaatgttgaaacaaTCTCTTCTTTTTACTAATTATCAAGATGAAGATGATGTTGCCCTAAGCGTAATTAAGGACCAGTGGCGATCCAATGCTGATTTTCTTGTCGGTGCGTCATTGCATGTTCttgatttgatgaaaataGTGAATCCCAACATTGTACTCTagctaatattaatttatggaatgaAGCCAAGCAGACGAATAATGTTAACAAGGAGGAAGATGCGGACAGCGAGGACGATGAAGACTTTCCCATTGAAGTTGGAAGTATAGTGGATGTCGCACAAGCATACAAGTTTTTAACCAGTCTTTAGATTGGGCTGAAAGGAAAGAAGTACCATACGCGGTTATTTTAGTTCTTCGCATTTTACGGCCGCAGACATTGAAAGACAACGCTAACCGCCAATTTacataaactaaaattataaactatttttcttctaataaaaaatacttagcGCTGttagaatatttgtttattttgttatatatctacatgtatttattaaacgtttctttaataatacGTTTATTACTCAAATCATGTTCGGTAATGTAAACATTCCGATAATATGAACAGCAATTGGTTTGAATtagtttacattatcgagGGTCTGCTGTATTTTTAAGAACATTGTTAAGGGGTTCCTTCGACAAACGAAACCATGAAAACGACAATTTGGTTTAcgaaaatggactgtattaaaTTTCGCTTAATTTAATACTGACAGAATTCGTTGATCTAAGTATGAAAAGGGGTTTCCCGAAGGAATGCTTAACGACGGTTCCGGGGcggaagaggggaggtggttttagtgggtaggcgggcgacttCGGTCTTTCCGGAAGCTCGAATCCTACACTGCCTGGCCCCAACTACATCCTGGGTCAGGTGTCTTTAGAAGATTTCCACAtcctcgcaaaaaaaatatggagagGGAGATTGCTTAGTTGAGCGGGTTAGGAACTATGATTTTGATCACATATACAACATTGACACCGCTCCAagacgaagagaagaaaaaagagtgcaaaattacttcgattatcccttgAGTACTAAAACcaaggaattccaaccaggggcgcaccaccaccaagagccCTTACGGGCTATGGCCGCACCGGATGCAGCCATCTGGCGAATTTCTATACGAATcccttttctgggaatattgcaggcCCACCGAACTGCAGATCGTGGCTATAGGCCCAaccgagaaagcttcctttgagTAGTAGCATATTTCCCAGCCATAAAGAACTCTTGGTTGTGGCCTGATGAGCACCGTGGTCGgacacccagatggtattcatAGAATAAGTGTCGTGGTatatgggcgtaacttaagggataaaagtacaactaaattaacaaaataaactacataaaaaatcaataacttaaagtccctaacacCAAATACTGGATTAAAATCTGTTGCAAATTTTCGTTgtacagtaaaaaaataagtaattacTGACTTATTTTTTCATGATATCTCTTATTATCTCATTACTTTTCAAAACTCTCAGATTGGCAATTACTGACCATTTAACGAATCGGCCCCTTTATTGATCCTTAACTGGCCGAGCAACAATTTCATCGCACCAGCCCTCCAAAGTTCTCCGTGAAACTACTTTGTTAGGGCTGCCAAATAGGAaccaaaagttaaaaaattagctTTTGCGCATATTCAGTACACTAAGCGAATATTGTCAAACTTTGGCATGTAATTATAAGCTGTATTGGTACTCAGTGTTAAAACATATTAGAGAGGGACTATTTTTGCGGCacaaaaattatggaaaaaatttattttgttacatACCTTCTTATCCTTAAACCAAGCACCCTATGTTACGCCTATGGATCTATCCCCCTTACATTGTTCTTATTTGATTTCTCATGAAAACCTAAtggctatgttttttttttatagaggagggaaacctttAAAAGGTACTCGGTCTGATGTTAtagcgaccgggttatgtgggattcaccccctgaagggaggcgcctacccactaaaaccctcctctcttcaccctggatCCCCCCGAAACCGCCGCTAgacattacttcaggggggggggggtgaaAAGAAATACTCTACGAATGTCAACTACTCTCCCCCTCCGGGGAGTCCACTGCCATTCTCTCAACAGCCCTCACTTCCCACAGCGCCCTTTTAAATTATCCACATCTCCCAGTCTCAGTCATATGTCCCTCCAACTCACACAACACGCACCACTCTTTCGCCTCACATGTCTTCTTTTTATGTCCCTTTTTTCCACACCTATAACAGCATCCCTTTCTCTCTTCTCCTTTACATTCCGCAATCACATGTCCCATCTCCCAGCACCTTAAACACTTCCTCAAATTCACTCGCCTCTCAACTCTACATACTGCCCATCCAATCTTGATGTTGGGATTTTTCAGAAGAATGTTCCCCCATCTCTCCTTTATCCTAATTGTGCATGCTTGCATGCATCCCCACATAGGCCTTAACTCTCTCACACTAAGTTCATTCTTAGCTATCCCTTGCATCCTCTCAGTCAGCGCCTTTTCCACATTTACCCTTTCATCCGTATTATCCAACCCTCTAACAAACACAGTCATTCATTCATTCATACCTGGCCCTACAGCTTTCACATTCCTTCCCATCATCTTTCCTACTGCTCCACTCACACTcgttaaatttcctttttcctCACCCATTGTCACAACCACTTTTCCATCCTTACTCCTTCTAATTCCAGTCACTTCATCCTCCACGCATAGTTCATTCAGTATCCTTTTTCACCTTTCGAATCGCATCGTTACCTCCCTCATCCTCTTTTCCATCTACAATCATTGCATAGGTCCTTTTCTCTCTCTTCATCCTCTCCTTACCTACTCTTCCGCcctttttctcaaatattaCTGCCTTCGTTTCAGTTCCATGTAGCACCCTCTACCATCTACCATTTTCCTCCATCTGTCCATTTCCATTCTATCCAGCCCGtgcattattataattttttcccctTCCGTCTCCCTCCTTACTTCCAGTGGCCTCTCAAATATCTCCTCCTCCTTTCCTGCATatctaattttaatgattCTACTTCTATTTTCTTCCATCCCCTTCCTCTTCTTTTTAACTCTACTGCTAAACTCTGCCACCCCAATGTCCTCCTCTATCTCCTCCAGATCCCTATAcctaattttaaatctttccCAAACATCCATCTCCTTCCCATTCACTCCTGGCCCCTCAACCACCACTTTCGTTTCTTTCCCACCCGCTACCAGCAGGCCTCCTACCTCTATCCTCACATTCGTGTACTCTTCCTCTTTCCACTTCCTATTTACCTACTCCACAAAATCATCATACTTATCTATTCTCTCCACTTCCCCAGTCTGCGTATCTATTTCCCTTTTTGTTGTACTTACCATAGTTTTATCTGTTTCAGGTAGCTGTTCCCCTTCTTCCGTCTGGACGTCAGCTTCGTACGTGAGGATCTCCTGCCTTTCATACTtatttctgttaataaattctttaattatgttcttatttaaatcttcaatttgtttttctagttttccCGTAATCTCttttatttccctttttgtattgttttcaATGTACCCTTTCAATCGTTTCACTAGTTTGGTTATTGCCCCTAGTCCTTCTTTTAAGAGATAAACCTTCAAACATTCCTTCTGCTTATAAGGTAACTCACCTTTTCCTTCCTCCTCCGCCGTGTTactctttttccttttcttatCGCTTTCTAGCACGACACTTaccttttttcctctttcccCTATGCTATCTCTCCTTCCCTCTGTTCCTGTTCCTTTCACTGTGCACTCCAACCATTCGTCCCAGACAAGGTCAATAGTCCCTACTGACGATGTCCTTCTTCCCCTTCTCCCCTCTCCCCTTAAAGAGTATTtctgcccccccccccccccccgaaTCCGCGGGGCCGGCGGTGACCATCGGGGCTTGCACCCGATCGGAGTCACCGGCAGGATTTTTACCTGCCTGgggtattttgtttttttccgtACTCAATGGCGATGTTACAGCACAACCAGTACTgatttctttaagaaatctcATCTCTTTGTCTGGTACAACAAAATCACCAAAATATATAGTTAACTTAGACCAAAGGTTtaagttttgtttaaattactaACTACCCTTAACGATGCGTTCTAGATAAATTCATGTTGTCAGttgtacgcccatggtttcaTAGTAGTATAAGTAGTCAAGACCCTTTCATTCAAAGACATTCATATTCCAGATTCATAGAGATTCCATTATTCTAGATtcattcaaattattattagattatTAAACATCGTTGCTGAACCTCTTGCGTTCTAAATACTCGTACTATCTTTCCCCATTGGAACCACTAGTAAAGTAAAAGGCTGTTAGTGAATTAGTGAGTTGCCTCGATCCTGACAAATCTACATCGTGGTGTCGACCACGTATAAAATACtagcttttttttctttttatagaGGTGGAGGGGAATCTGCAAAACAGACATTGTGGGCCTGGCACAAAGTGCGATCTAATGTGCTCACTTTGTGTCGGGTTGACGTTCCAGACTCTGGAAGGCCGACCGACTAAACCCCTTTCCTCTCTTCACCTAGAAAACCCTCCGGGACCGCTGTGAGGCATTACTTCAAGGGGGTAGGTGGTAGGTTCTCCTGTGTTGTTACACTTTGGTTCCTCTTCAGGTTTTCCTTCGgtgatgttttttttccttttccttcctctttcttcatttcttcctttttcttttccctttttatgcATTCTTTCTGCGCAGCTCCTCTTGTGCCTTCGACTTCATTATATTCTCTAGCATTTCCATAATTGTGTTCCAGTTGTTTTCATCACTAAGTagtatttcgaaaatgttatCGATTCCAATTCTCGTGTTG
Coding sequences within it:
- the LOC136346884 gene encoding uncharacterized protein → MTVFVRGLDNTDERVNVEKALTERMQGIAKNELSVRELRPMWGCMQACTIRIKERWGNILLKNPNIKIGWAVCRVERRVNLRKCLRCWEMGHVIAECKGEERKGCCYRCGKKGHKKKTCEAKEWCVLCELEGHMTETGRCG